The following proteins come from a genomic window of Alosa alosa isolate M-15738 ecotype Scorff River chromosome 2, AALO_Geno_1.1, whole genome shotgun sequence:
- the fzd9a gene encoding frizzled-9 has translation MGDLHVKTVILFWCPLVIVGSTLEIGAYDIERGRPAKCEPITIPMCQGIGYNMTRMPNFMKYESQVEAGIKLLEFAPLVKYGCDVHLRFFLCSLYVPMCADQVSNTIPACRPMCEQARQRCSPVMEQFSFGWPDSLDCSRLPTKNDPNSLCMEAPENDTKPEGKKGEGMLPLPPRPRPPGTGAGVGGSAGGASTSAGLGSCANQEKFQYVEKSRSCAPRCAPTVDVFWSRQDKDFAFVWMAVWSTLCFISTAFTVLTFLLDPQRFQYPERPIIFLSMCYNVYSVAFIIRSVAGAENIACDRENGELYVIQEGLESTGCTLVFLILYYFGMASSIWWVILTLTWFLAAGRKWGHEAIEAHSSYFHMAAWGLPAMKTIVILTMRKVAGDELTGLCYVGSMDVTALTSFVLVPLACYLVVGTSFILTGFVALFHIRKVMKTGGTNTEKLEKLMVKIGVFSILYTVPATCVIICLFYERLNMDYWRYRALEGKCVAFPGRRSEDCSLDASVPTVAVFMVKIFMSLVVGITSGVWVWSPKTLQTWQGLCNRRLAVRGSRKACNSVSCSSSHCYYKPSTVALHMSKTDSYLESPTHV, from the coding sequence ATGGGGGACTTACATGTGAAGACTGTGATTTTATTCTGGTGTCCACTTGTAATTGTTGGATCAACGCTGGAAATTGGAGCCTATGACATCGAACGAGGGCGACCAGCAAAATGCGagcccatcaccatccccatgTGCCAGGGCATCGGCTATAACATGACGAGGATGCCCAACTTCATGAAATACGAGAGTCAGGTCGAGGCGGGCATCAAGCTGCTAGAATTTGCCCCTCTGGTGAAGTACGGCTGTGACGTGCACCTCCGCTTCTTTCTCTGCTCGCTCTACGTGCCCATGTGTGCTGACCAGGTGTCCAACACCATCCCCGCCTGCCGGCCCATGTGCGAGCAGGCACGCCAGCGTTGCTCACCCGTCATGGAGCAGTTCAGCTTCGGCTGGCCCGACTCGCTGGACTGCTCGCGGCTGCCAACCAAGAACGACCCCAACTCCCTGTGTATGGAGGCGCCCGAGAACGACACCAAGCCTGAGGGGAAGAAGGGGGAGGGCATGCTTCCGCTGCCCCCCAGGCCCAGGCCACCGGGCACCGGGGCAGGAGTTGGGGGTTCAGCTGGCGGGGCCTCCACTTCCGCTGGCCTGGGCTCGTGCGCCAACCAGGAGAAGTTCCAGTACGTGGAGAAGAGCCGCTCGTGCGCGCCACGCTGCGCACCCACTGTCGACGTCTTCTGGTCGCGCCAGGACAAGGACTTCGCCTTCGTGTGGATGGCCGTCTGGTCCACACTCTGCTTTATCTCGACCGCCTTCACCGTGCTCACCTTCCTCCTGGACCCGCAGCGCTTCCAGTACCCCGAGCGGCCCATCATCTTCCTCTCCATGTGCTACAACGTCTACTCGGTGGCCTTCATCATCCGCTCGGTGGCCGGCGCCGAGAACATCGCCTGCGACCGCGAGAATGGCGAGCTCTATGTCATCCAGGAGGGCCTGGAGAGCACCGGCTGCACGCTtgtcttcctcatcctctactACTTCGGCATGGCCAGCTCCATCTGGTGGGTCATCCTCACGCTCACCTGGTTCCTGGCTGCTGGACGCAAGTGGGGCCACGAAGCCATCGAGGCACACAGCTCCTACTTCCACATGGCTGCCTGGGGCCTGCCGGCCATGAAGACCATCGTCATCCTCACCATGAGGAAGGTGGCGGGAGACGAGCTGACGGGGCTCTGCTACGTGGGCAGCATGGACGTGACTGCGCTGACCAGCTTCGTGCTGGTGCCGCTGGCCTGCTACCTGGTCGTGGGCACCTCCTTCATCCTCACGGGCTTTGTGGCGCTCTTCCACATCCGCAAGGTCATGAAGACGGGCGGCACCAACACGGAGAAGCTGGAGAAGCTCATGGTCAAGATCGGCGTCTTCTCCATCCTCTACACGGTGCCGGCCACCTGCGTCATCATCTGCCTCTTCTACGAGCGCCTCAACATGGACTACTGGCGCTACCGCGCGCTGGAGGGCAAGTGTGTGGCTTTCCCCGGACGCCGGAGCGAGGACTGCTCGCTGGACGCCTCCGTGCCCACCGTGGCCGTCTTCATGGTCAAGATCTTCATGTCGCTGGTGGTGGGCATCACCAGCGGCGTCTGGGTGTGGAGCCCCAAGACGCTCCAGACCTGGCAGGGCCTGTGCAACCGCAGGCTGGCTGTGCGCGGCTCCAGGAAGGCCTGCAACAGCGTCAGCTGCAGCAGCTCGCACTGCTACTACAAGCCGTCCACGGTGGCGTTGCACATGTCCAAAACAGACTCTTACCTAGAGAGCCCCACACACGTCTGA